A DNA window from Helianthus annuus cultivar XRQ/B chromosome 15, HanXRQr2.0-SUNRISE, whole genome shotgun sequence contains the following coding sequences:
- the LOC110914573 gene encoding uncharacterized protein LOC110914573 produces the protein MNNNDSEPEARELTYVEFPGKYVWKLKDRCWQPRKTHVPVGRIYFVSPSLGEAYFLRILLTKVRGPRSFEEIRTYDGVVYPTFRDACYARGLLDDDNEYIECIKEASFTGNGNYLRCLFGTLLLSNMLSIPEVVWDKTWEFLSEDILYNMRKDTDIRGLVVSDERIKNITLSKIEKYLLRNGSSLRRFSPMPVPDDESVIHESNRLINEELSWDTDQLSAEFNNLHSSLNDDQRAVFNEIYGSACIRCNGHIVINVASSGIASLLLSRGRTAHSRFHISINLNEDSVCHIKPNTEIANLLNEAKLIIWDEAPMVHKHAFEALDRTLKDVLSVGDSRNSEIPFGGKVIVFGGDFRQILPVVQNGSRQDIVHASLCSSYIWSSCKVLKLTRNMRLSVGAGSSNIQEIHEFAKWLLEVGEGNVGDGNDGEATIEIPNDLLITDSTDPIQSLIDFVYPSVLDHFKDRDYVSERAILAPKNEVVHGINDRLLALFPSEEVEYLSSDSICPTEEINDPLHQDLNNPEVLK, from the exons ATGAACAACAACGATTCTGAACCTGAAGCAAGGGAACTTACTTATGTTGAGTTTCCAGGAAAATATGTCTGGAAGTTAAAGGATCGGTGTTGGCAGCCGCGTAAAACTCATGTTCCGGTTGGGAGAATTTATTTTGTGTCTCCTTCTCTGGGTGAGGCTTATTTCCTAAGAATTCTTCTAACTAAGGTTAGAGGACCACGATCCTTTGAAGAAATCCGAACCTATGATGGTGTTGTGTATCCTACCTTTAGAGATGCGTGTTATGCACGTGGGCTGTTAGACGATGACAATGAATATATTGAGTGTATTAAAGAAGCCAGTTTCACAGGAAATGGTAATTATCTGCGTTGTTTATTTGGTACACTACTATTGTCTAATATGCTATCAATACCTGAAGTTGTTTGGGATAAGACGTGGGAGTTTTTGTCCGAAGACATTTTATACAATATGCGGAAGGATACTGACATTAGAG GATTGGTTGTTTCAGACGAACGTATAAAGAATATAACGttgtcaaaaattgaaaaatatcttCTTCGTAATGGTTCAAGTTTGCGCAGATTCTCACCAATGCCTGTTCCTGACGATGAGTCTGTAATACACGAGAGCAACCGTCTAATAAACGAGGAGCTTTCTTGGGACACTGATCAACTTAGTGCTGAGTTCAATAATCTTCACAGCTCTTTAAATGATGATCAAAGAGCAGTGTTTAACGAGATTTATGGAT CTGCTTGCATTAGATGTAATGGACATATTGTTATTAATGTTGCTTCAAGTGGTATTGCATCATTGTTGTTGTCACGAGGTCGTACGGCTCATTCACGATTTCATATTTCAATTAATCTTAATGAAGATTCGGTTTGCCATATTAAACCGAATACTGAAATCGCTAATCTTCTAAACGAAGCCAAGTTGATTATTTGGGATGAAGCGCCAATGGTACACAAACATGCTTTCGAGGCTCTTGACCGTACATTGAAGGATGTTTTGAGTGTTGGTGATTCACGAAATTCTGAAATTCCATTTGGTGGAAAGGTTATTGTCTTTGGTGGTGACTTTAGACAAATCCTACCGGTTGTTCAAAATGGAAGCAGGCAAGACATCGTACACGCCTCTTTATGTTCATCCTACATTTGGTCGAGTTGCAAGGTGTTAAAATTGACAAGGAACATGCGTTTATCTGTTGGAGCCGGTAGCTCAAACATACAGGAGATACACGAGTTTGCTAAATGGCTTCTTGAAGTTGGCGAAGGCAATGTTGGTGATGGTAACGATGGCGAGGCAACTATAGAAATACCAAACGATCTTTTAATAACTGATTCAACTGATCCAATTCAAAGTTTGATTGACTTTGTATATCCTTCAGTTCTTGACCATTTTAAAGATCGAGACTACGTTTCTGAGAGAGCCATACTCGCGCCTAAGAATGAAGTTGTTCATGGTATCAATGATCGTTTGCTTGCATTGTTTCCCAGTGAAGAAGTAGAGTATCTTAGCTCGGATAGTATATGCCCGACTGAGGAAATCAATGATCCATTACACCAAGATTTAAATAATCCTGAGGTTTTAAAGTGA
- the LOC110914574 gene encoding ATP-dependent DNA helicase RRM3-like, translating into MLLRNIDQQNGLCNGTRLQITRLGKRVIEVEILSGGNVGLRTYIPRINMIPSDKKIPFKFQRRQFPIIVCFAMTINKSQGQSLSRVGLYLRDPVFSHGQLYVALSRVKTKDGVKLLIFDKDGRPTNKTTNVVYKEIFGNL; encoded by the coding sequence ATGCTTTTGAGGAATATTGATCAGCAAAACGGTTTATGTAATGGTACGCGTCTTCAAATTACACGTCTTGGTAAACGTGTTATCGAGGTTGAGATATTATCGGGAGGTAATGTTGGTTTAAGAACTTACATTCCAAGAATTAACATGATACCGTCTGACAAGAAAATACCCTTCAAGTTTCAACGGAGGCAGTTTCCAATAATCGTATGCTTTGCGATGACTATTAACAAAAGTCAAGGACAATCTCTATCAAGAGTCGGTCTTTACTTGAGAGACCCTGTATTTTCACATGGCCAATTGTATGTTGCGTTATCGAGAGTGAAGACTAAAGATGGCGTCAAGCTTTTAATATTTGACAAGGATGGGAGGCCGACAAATAAAACGACGAACGTAGTTTACAAAGAGATCTTTGGGAATTTGTAG